From the Lathyrus oleraceus cultivar Zhongwan6 chromosome 4, CAAS_Psat_ZW6_1.0, whole genome shotgun sequence genome, one window contains:
- the LOC127073374 gene encoding uncharacterized protein LOC127073374 — translation MAFESYVVVHNIAKRHNVGTLARSATAFGVSELILVGRRDFNSFGNHGSSNHVRFRHFHSLQEARQFLKDKDCDICGVEITHDALPVNQHPFKKSTAFLLGNEGSGLSSKECEICDFFVYIPQYGCGTASLNVTVAASIVLHQFGVWAGFAERSRDGNKFVVAERPAKQGRRNYCTETEDSIVEERKAKRENATNGFFEEIESSNSSSNLLDTLFVDD, via the exons ATGGCGTTCGAAAGCTACGTAGTGGTACACAACATAGCAAAGAGGCACAACGTTGGAACACTAGCACGAAGCGCAACAGCGTTCGGCGTATCCGAACTAATCCTCGTTGGTCGTAGAGATTTCAACAGTTTCGGTAACCATGGTTCATCAAACCATGTCCGATTTCGACATTTTCATTCTCTCCAAGAAGCTCGGCAGTTTCTCAAGGATAAAGACTGTGATATCTGCGGCGTTGAGATCACGCACGATGCTCTACCTGTTAATCAGCATCCTTTTAAGAAAAGTACTGCTTTTTTGCTTGGTAACGAGGGTTCTGGTCTTTCTAGTAAGGAGTGTGAGATTTGTGATTTTTTCGTTTATATTCCGCAGTATGGTTGTGGTACAGCTTCGTTGAATGTTACTGTCGCTGCTTCAATTGTACTGCATCAATTTGGAG TCTGGGCAGGCTTTGCTGAGAGATCTCGTGATGGAAATAAATTTGTTGTGGCAGAAAGACCAGCAAAACAGGGTCGACGAAATTACTGCACGGAAACAGAAGATTCTATCGTTGAAGAGCGTAAAGCCAAAAGAGAAAATGCCACCAATGGTTTCTTTGAGGAGATCGAGAGTAGCAATTCATCTTCAAACCTCCTTGATACATTGTTTGTTGATGATTGA